A DNA window from Candidatus Binatia bacterium contains the following coding sequences:
- the gspD gene encoding type II secretion system secretin GspD produces the protein MAGRMSRKNILVAVPLLFVFLTTSGPTGMMVRAQETKQRGGEESQAEPKDADEPEEQETPTPPTPPARPQPGVRGRPPVATPERRLVPPPSASRAEMVSLNFNGANLIEVIHVLAQHLKLTYTIDPEVKGTVTINSAEPLRKDDLMPIFHQILRMNDAVAIKTGDLYRIAPIAKGKGLARPAGPDNETGYAIQVVPVRFFSVAEMKRLLAPFVTPGGEVLDFPRGNFLMIVDLPSNVQRLMEIRDVIDVQTFVGTRTEIYQPKVASADELAAEMTKVMQSYASSASQAEGFAAQFLSIPRINQLLVVADSEAAWVYVRRWLERLDTIGEGPGRRIHIYPVENSKAVDLADVLTQVLGISGGPRREQGRTLEQLHRGTSGAAIPTTPGLLRQPGTGFGTFGGQPSTMGGINALAPAQQQPQPGAPPPQTTTRPPAGRPDARPDARQQEAKQEELRIVADQTTNTLIIFGTAQEFQNIKNILKDLDIPPRQVVLECLVAEVKLSGSNSLGFDYQGLLGLRKGGRFTGDFSTTTTSTTDGTTTTTVVPGPQVFGSTGIAALVGSNNVRGLVTALQSNDRSKILASPTILATDNQPARIQVGDEIPIATGSLTALAGATTSDLATATTIQSRNTGKILTIIPQVNSKGLVNLQLKVEVSKQGGNVVVGNQQTTFPSFSTRDVETTAVVKDGETLVIGGIFSEDRSNGRSGVPYLMDIPVFGWFFRKTTDTLTERTELIILITPRVIRDVDESRRVTDEFREKLRTVAGEIERMRRGGARDDLPPPKVEPLAPEKESRVIPEIIGPENSAAGGREAAIAETSVRKWTVQVDAYPDELSSRMVVRRLKQKGYDPYVLVANVKGRDWYRVRVGRFATRREAKELLEELQSKEKFTMAMAVSR, from the coding sequence ATGGCAGGGAGAATGTCGCGCAAGAACATTCTAGTTGCGGTTCCGCTGTTGTTCGTGTTCCTGACGACTTCGGGTCCGACGGGCATGATGGTTCGCGCGCAGGAAACCAAGCAGCGGGGCGGGGAAGAGAGCCAGGCTGAACCTAAGGACGCAGATGAGCCGGAAGAGCAGGAAACCCCGACTCCGCCGACGCCCCCGGCACGGCCTCAACCGGGAGTCCGCGGCCGACCGCCCGTGGCAACGCCCGAGCGGCGTTTGGTTCCACCTCCCTCGGCTTCCAGGGCCGAAATGGTCTCGCTCAACTTCAACGGCGCCAACCTCATCGAAGTCATCCACGTTTTGGCGCAGCATCTGAAGCTCACCTACACGATCGATCCTGAAGTCAAAGGCACCGTAACGATCAACAGCGCCGAGCCACTCAGAAAAGACGACCTGATGCCGATCTTCCATCAGATTCTCAGGATGAACGACGCCGTCGCCATCAAGACCGGCGATCTTTACCGCATCGCTCCGATCGCGAAAGGCAAAGGGCTGGCCCGGCCGGCGGGTCCTGACAACGAAACCGGCTACGCCATTCAAGTCGTTCCGGTGCGTTTTTTCTCCGTAGCCGAGATGAAGCGGCTGCTTGCCCCGTTCGTCACTCCCGGCGGCGAGGTGCTCGATTTTCCGCGCGGGAATTTCCTCATGATCGTCGATCTGCCCTCGAACGTGCAGCGGCTGATGGAGATCCGTGACGTGATCGACGTCCAGACTTTTGTCGGAACCCGGACGGAGATCTATCAGCCCAAAGTCGCCAGCGCCGATGAGCTGGCGGCGGAGATGACCAAGGTCATGCAATCCTACGCCTCTTCGGCCTCTCAGGCGGAGGGGTTCGCTGCGCAGTTTCTGTCGATTCCGCGGATCAATCAGCTCCTGGTCGTCGCCGACAGCGAGGCGGCGTGGGTATACGTCCGGCGCTGGCTCGAGCGGCTCGACACCATCGGCGAAGGGCCGGGGAGAAGGATTCACATTTATCCGGTTGAAAACAGCAAGGCAGTCGACCTCGCCGATGTATTGACCCAGGTGCTTGGCATCTCCGGCGGCCCGAGAAGAGAGCAGGGACGGACTCTGGAGCAGCTCCACCGCGGCACATCGGGCGCAGCGATACCGACGACGCCCGGTTTGCTGCGGCAGCCGGGAACCGGATTTGGAACATTTGGAGGCCAACCATCGACCATGGGGGGCATCAATGCGCTTGCTCCGGCGCAGCAGCAGCCGCAACCCGGCGCGCCGCCGCCGCAGACGACCACGCGCCCGCCGGCGGGACGGCCCGACGCGAGACCCGACGCCCGGCAGCAGGAAGCCAAGCAGGAAGAGTTGCGCATCGTCGCCGATCAGACGACAAACACGCTGATCATTTTCGGCACGGCGCAGGAATTTCAAAACATTAAAAATATTCTCAAGGATCTCGACATCCCGCCGCGCCAGGTGGTGCTCGAATGTTTAGTCGCGGAGGTGAAACTCAGCGGCAGCAACAGTTTGGGCTTCGATTACCAGGGCTTGCTGGGGCTTAGAAAAGGCGGTAGATTTACGGGCGATTTTTCGACGACCACAACGAGCACAACCGACGGAACTACGACGACGACCGTAGTTCCCGGTCCGCAGGTTTTCGGCTCGACGGGCATCGCGGCGCTGGTCGGGAGCAACAATGTCCGCGGCTTGGTTACCGCGCTCCAGAGCAACGACCGCTCGAAGATTCTCGCCTCTCCGACGATTCTCGCGACCGACAATCAACCGGCCCGCATCCAGGTCGGGGACGAGATCCCGATAGCCACGGGTTCGCTCACGGCTTTGGCGGGGGCGACGACAAGCGATCTGGCGACCGCCACGACGATTCAGTCCCGCAACACGGGAAAGATCTTGACTATCATTCCCCAGGTCAATTCCAAAGGGCTTGTCAATCTACAGCTCAAGGTCGAGGTGAGCAAGCAAGGCGGTAATGTCGTCGTCGGCAACCAGCAAACCACTTTCCCCTCCTTCTCCACGCGCGACGTGGAGACGACCGCGGTGGTCAAGGACGGCGAGACTCTGGTGATCGGCGGTATTTTCAGCGAAGACAGGAGCAACGGCCGGAGCGGCGTTCCGTATCTTATGGACATCCCGGTGTTCGGCTGGTTTTTCAGGAAAACAACGGACACATTGACCGAGCGAACGGAGCTCATCATTCTTATCACGCCGCGCGTGATCCGCGACGTGGATGAGTCCCGGAGAGTCACCGACGAGTTTAGAGAAAAGCTCCGCACGGTCGCCGGGGAGATCGAGAGAATGAGGCGCGGGGGAGCGAGAGACGACTTGCCGCCGCCGAAGGTTGAGCCCCTTGCTCCCGAGAAGGAATCGCGGGTGATTCCGGAAATCATCGGCCCGGAAAATAGCGCTGCGGGTGGCCGAGAAGCGGCCATCGCCGAGACCTCGGTGAGGAAATGGACGGTTCAGGTTGACGCCTATCCGGACGAACTATCGTCGCGCATGGTGGTTCGGAGGCTGAAGCAAAAAGGCTACGATCCCTACGTGCTCGTGGCCAACGTCAAAGGGCGCGATTGGTACCGGGTCCGGGTGGGCCGCTTCGCTACGCGCCGTGAAGCCAAAGAATTGCTGGAGGAACTCCAAAGCAAAGAGAAATTCACCATGGCGATGGCGGTGAGCCGGTAA
- a CDS encoding M28 family peptidase: protein MLETLLPLPTAPFQERFVSAFICGELKTVGLDFTVDEYSNIIAGSDGEPSLACVAHMDHPGFEIAEASDGTAKASWFGGVAAKYFPGARVVVYDQNSGAVRARGVVRKIIKNAQGRVEQMFLRLNGNVAPGDFGTWDLVPFRRQGELIHTKGADDLVGCATILTLLKEVKKRGIQTGIRAVFTRAEEHGFLGTLGMIRSGSLPRSTRIISVETSKALPGVILGGGPVIRLGDRGSMFDHRIVLFMDSIARALQKKDRRFCYQRRVMDGGTCEATPYQLNGYIAGGVSIPLHNYHNQGKTRIGAEAVHLRDVEGAVRFLAELALGMESFDVAVEEMRARIEGGWEKYGARLLK from the coding sequence TTGCTCGAGACACTCCTCCCGCTTCCGACGGCGCCGTTTCAGGAGCGCTTTGTCAGCGCGTTCATTTGCGGCGAACTGAAGACGGTCGGGCTCGACTTTACCGTCGACGAGTACAGCAACATCATCGCGGGTTCCGACGGCGAACCTTCGCTCGCCTGCGTCGCGCACATGGACCATCCGGGCTTCGAGATCGCCGAAGCCTCGGACGGGACGGCGAAGGCTTCATGGTTCGGCGGCGTGGCCGCCAAGTATTTTCCCGGCGCGCGCGTCGTCGTATACGATCAAAACTCGGGCGCGGTGCGCGCGCGGGGCGTTGTCCGAAAGATCATCAAGAATGCTCAGGGGCGGGTGGAACAGATGTTTTTGCGGCTAAACGGCAACGTAGCGCCGGGAGATTTCGGGACATGGGATTTAGTACCGTTCCGCCGCCAGGGCGAGCTGATCCACACCAAAGGGGCCGACGACCTGGTCGGCTGCGCGACCATCTTGACCCTGCTGAAAGAGGTCAAGAAGCGCGGCATCCAGACCGGAATCCGCGCCGTGTTCACGCGCGCCGAAGAGCATGGCTTCCTCGGCACTCTGGGAATGATTCGCTCGGGCTCGCTGCCGCGTTCGACTAGGATCATCTCCGTCGAAACCAGCAAAGCGCTGCCGGGCGTGATTTTGGGCGGCGGTCCGGTGATCCGCCTCGGCGATCGCGGCAGCATGTTCGATCACCGGATAGTTCTGTTCATGGACAGCATCGCGCGCGCATTACAGAAGAAAGACCGGCGCTTTTGTTACCAGCGACGGGTCATGGACGGCGGCACTTGCGAGGCGACGCCTTATCAACTAAACGGCTACATCGCCGGCGGCGTCTCGATCCCCTTGCACAACTATCATAACCAGGGCAAAACGAGGATCGGCGCCGAGGCGGTCCATTTGCGCGATGTCGAAGGCGCGGTGCGCTTTCTTGCGGAGCTGGCGCTCGGGATGGAGAGCTTCGATGTTGCGGTCGAAGAGATGCGCGCGCGCATAGAAGGCGGTTGGGAAAAGTATGGGGCGAGGCTGCTCAAATAA
- a CDS encoding MoxR family ATPase — protein sequence MNPKQLTIEKVQEALGKEKYICDRSLATVVYLSIAMGKPLLLEGEAGVGKTEVAKVLAGIMETKLIRLQCYEGLDANTALYEWNYPKQMLRIKLEEVGKRDRGSVATEIFTEEYLVKRPLLEAIQGNGATPPVLLIDEIDRADMEFEAFLLEVLSDFQITIPELGTIRAEMRPYVFLTSNRTREIHDALKRRCLYHWIDYPTFEKEREIIATKFPRIRERLADQICFFMQQVRQMNFYKRPGVAETLDWAAALIALNRDELDEKTVEETVGCVFKYREDLHHMQEELAGKRIDLEPEGKGAGAVSV from the coding sequence GTGAATCCAAAACAGCTTACGATTGAAAAAGTTCAAGAAGCGCTCGGCAAAGAGAAATACATTTGCGACCGGTCGCTGGCGACCGTCGTCTATCTATCGATCGCCATGGGGAAGCCTTTGCTGCTCGAAGGCGAGGCCGGCGTTGGCAAGACCGAAGTCGCCAAAGTATTGGCGGGGATCATGGAGACGAAGCTGATCCGTCTCCAGTGCTACGAAGGCCTGGACGCCAACACGGCGCTTTACGAGTGGAACTATCCCAAGCAGATGCTCCGCATCAAGCTCGAAGAGGTCGGCAAGCGCGATCGCGGGAGCGTGGCGACGGAAATCTTTACCGAGGAATATCTGGTCAAACGGCCGCTGCTGGAAGCGATTCAAGGCAACGGCGCGACGCCGCCGGTGCTCCTCATCGACGAGATCGACCGGGCCGACATGGAGTTCGAAGCCTTTCTGCTCGAAGTGCTGTCGGATTTTCAGATCACGATCCCGGAGCTGGGGACGATCCGGGCGGAGATGCGGCCGTATGTCTTTTTAACCTCGAACCGGACGCGGGAGATTCACGACGCCCTCAAGCGCCGTTGTCTCTACCACTGGATCGATTACCCGACCTTCGAGAAGGAGCGCGAGATCATAGCGACGAAGTTTCCCCGGATCCGCGAGCGGCTGGCCGATCAGATCTGCTTCTTCATGCAGCAGGTGCGGCAGATGAATTTCTACAAGCGGCCGGGCGTCGCGGAGACTCTCGATTGGGCGGCGGCGCTGATCGCGCTCAATCGCGACGAGCTCGACGAAAAGACCGTCGAGGAGACCGTGGGGTGTGTGTTCAAGTACCGCGAGGACCTGCACCACATGCAGGAAGAACTGGCGGGCAAAAGAATCGACCTCGAACCGGAGGGGAAAGGCGCCGGCGCGGTTTCGGTTTGA
- a CDS encoding VWA domain-containing protein yields MEISDERILQTVDRFAALRGQGTVANVIAFSRVLKELGIKIGFSQVMDTSRAVEFVDIGCRADFRAALRSNLVANKEEMAVFERAFKLFWRAGTSEEILTEASDIPSFPSDDAKREQGSGENTEELLASLSGAEAGRDGETEQVSIPTYSPSESLSKKDFSDLGIEESRAMSRAILLIATKIATQMSRRKKRATRGEEVDPRSTMRRSVKYGGEVIELARRKRRIKKTRVVLLCDVSGSMDCYSRFLIQFMYALQNELWGVETFVFSTSLSRITHLIRSKEIAGALERISHSVLGWSGGTNIGRSLAAFNRDFAPSLVTHRTVVVIISDGWDRGDVSLLEREMQTLKRRCYKIVWLNPLLASENYEPLCKGMQAALPYLDVFLSVHNLKSLVTLGRTLQKMVA; encoded by the coding sequence ATGGAAATCTCCGACGAGCGCATTCTTCAAACGGTCGACCGCTTTGCAGCGCTGCGCGGCCAGGGAACGGTCGCGAACGTGATAGCGTTCAGCCGGGTTTTGAAAGAACTTGGGATCAAGATCGGTTTCAGCCAGGTCATGGATACGAGCCGCGCCGTCGAATTTGTCGACATCGGCTGCCGGGCAGATTTCCGCGCAGCGCTGCGCTCCAACCTGGTTGCCAACAAGGAAGAAATGGCTGTGTTCGAGCGCGCGTTCAAGCTCTTTTGGCGCGCCGGCACGTCCGAGGAGATACTCACCGAGGCGTCGGACATTCCTTCGTTTCCCTCCGACGACGCCAAGCGGGAGCAGGGAAGCGGCGAGAACACGGAAGAGCTCTTGGCCTCGCTCTCCGGCGCCGAAGCCGGAAGGGACGGCGAGACGGAGCAGGTTTCCATTCCCACGTACAGCCCGAGCGAGTCGCTCAGCAAAAAAGATTTCAGCGACCTCGGAATCGAAGAAAGCCGCGCCATGAGCCGCGCGATTCTTCTCATCGCCACGAAGATCGCGACGCAGATGAGCCGGCGCAAGAAGCGCGCGACCAGAGGCGAAGAGGTGGACCCGCGCTCGACCATGCGGAGGAGCGTCAAATACGGCGGCGAAGTCATCGAGCTCGCCCGCCGCAAGCGGAGAATCAAGAAAACCCGCGTCGTGTTGCTCTGCGACGTGAGCGGCTCCATGGACTGTTACAGCCGTTTCTTGATCCAGTTTATGTACGCCCTGCAGAACGAGCTGTGGGGAGTCGAGACGTTCGTTTTCAGCACCTCGCTCAGCCGCATCACGCACCTGATCCGCTCGAAAGAGATCGCCGGCGCGCTGGAGAGAATTTCCCATTCGGTCTTGGGCTGGTCCGGCGGCACGAACATCGGCCGCTCGCTCGCCGCTTTCAACCGCGACTTCGCCCCCAGCCTGGTGACGCATCGGACCGTGGTCGTGATCATCAGCGACGGCTGGGACCGGGGCGACGTGTCTCTGCTAGAGCGCGAGATGCAAACGCTCAAGCGGCGCTGCTACAAGATCGTCTGGCTCAATCCTTTGTTGGCGAGCGAAAACTACGAGCCGCTATGCAAGGGAATGCAAGCGGCGCTTCCTTATCTGGATGTCTTTTTGTCCGTGCACAATCTCAAGAGTCTGGTGACTCTTGGCCGGACGTTGCAAAAGATGGTGGCGTAA
- a CDS encoding XdhC family protein, protein MAGPGMCHDVEGRKKDSIYHQIKDFLDKGETLAVATIVSTKGSTPREVGAKMVVTAWGEILGTIGGGCGEADVKREAIEVIRTRQPRTVRVDLLDDIASDSPAVCGGIMNVFIEPWWNEEGGRR, encoded by the coding sequence ATGGCAGGACCCGGCATGTGCCATGACGTCGAGGGCAGGAAGAAAGATTCGATCTATCATCAGATCAAGGACTTTCTCGACAAAGGCGAAACGCTCGCCGTCGCCACGATCGTCTCGACGAAGGGATCGACGCCGCGGGAAGTCGGCGCGAAGATGGTCGTGACCGCGTGGGGGGAAATCCTGGGAACGATCGGCGGTGGATGCGGCGAGGCCGACGTCAAGCGCGAGGCGATCGAAGTCATCCGCACGCGCCAGCCCCGAACCGTGCGCGTCGATCTTCTGGACGACATCGCGTCCGACAGCCCGGCGGTTTGCGGCGGCATCATGAACGTCTTCATTGAGCCGTGGTGGAATGAAGAAGGCGGTAGGCGATAG
- a CDS encoding XdhC family protein produces MEKLVEELVRIQEEGASGVLATVVEAEKCDAVAAGQKYLVRDGKPIVGTIRHESLLEALVKEADVRLKEEKSKLVSLELPGTGDKVEVFFEVLPAPPKLIVVGAGHIAVPLVKFAKLLDFHVTVLDDRILFANRERFPDADEVQVSDMAAALKALPITPSTYIVLITRGHKYDEPCLREIVHSRAKYIGMIGSRRRIKALFEKFRNEEKIAEEILQRVYAPIGLDIATETPEEIALSIMAEVIKVRRGGEARSLSGK; encoded by the coding sequence ATGGAGAAACTGGTCGAAGAACTCGTGAGAATTCAGGAAGAGGGGGCGTCCGGAGTATTGGCCACCGTCGTGGAGGCGGAAAAATGCGACGCCGTGGCGGCGGGGCAAAAATATCTCGTCCGCGACGGCAAGCCGATCGTCGGCACGATTCGCCACGAAAGCCTGCTGGAGGCGCTGGTCAAAGAGGCGGATGTTCGTCTCAAGGAGGAGAAATCGAAGCTCGTTTCTCTGGAGCTGCCCGGCACGGGCGATAAAGTCGAGGTCTTCTTCGAAGTTCTTCCCGCGCCGCCGAAGTTGATCGTCGTCGGCGCCGGCCACATCGCCGTGCCGCTCGTTAAATTCGCCAAGCTCCTCGACTTTCACGTGACCGTGCTCGATGACCGCATTCTCTTCGCCAACCGCGAGCGGTTTCCCGACGCCGACGAAGTACAGGTCAGCGACATGGCGGCGGCGCTGAAGGCGCTGCCGATCACCCCTTCCACGTACATCGTTCTCATCACGCGCGGCCACAAGTACGACGAGCCGTGTCTCCGCGAGATCGTCCATAGCCGGGCCAAATACATCGGCATGATCGGGAGCCGGCGCCGCATCAAGGCATTATTCGAGAAGTTCCGCAACGAAGAGAAGATTGCGGAAGAAATCCTTCAACGGGTCTATGCCCCGATCGGCCTCGACATCGCGACCGAAACGCCGGAGGAGATCGCGCTCTCGATCATGGCCGAAGTCATCAAAGTCCGCCGCGGCGGAGAGGCGCGGTCGCTGTCGGGCAAATGA
- a CDS encoding DUF120 domain-containing protein — protein sequence MGRKITGVVFSDLGRAASFMALDWVQSSLGDKLGFFPYPGTLNLKLETAHAKELWREVRASMEGIEIAAPDAAFCQARCFLVEIGGKHQGAVILPEVEGYPADKVEVVASVRLKDELGFADGEQVTLQFVE from the coding sequence GTGGGAAGGAAAATTACCGGGGTGGTTTTCAGCGATCTCGGCCGCGCGGCGTCCTTCATGGCGCTGGATTGGGTGCAAAGCTCGCTCGGCGACAAGCTGGGATTTTTCCCCTACCCCGGGACGCTCAATCTGAAGTTGGAGACGGCCCACGCGAAAGAGTTATGGCGCGAGGTGCGCGCAAGCATGGAGGGAATCGAAATCGCCGCGCCGGATGCCGCCTTCTGTCAGGCCCGTTGCTTTTTGGTCGAGATTGGGGGTAAACATCAAGGCGCCGTGATTCTGCCCGAGGTCGAGGGCTATCCGGCGGACAAGGTCGAAGTGGTTGCTTCCGTCCGGCTAAAGGATGAGCTTGGGTTCGCGGACGGAGAGCAAGTGACATTGCAGTTCGTGGAGTGA